In the genome of Zootoca vivipara chromosome 6, rZooViv1.1, whole genome shotgun sequence, the window GGCAATCACACGCCCATGGGTTTCTGGCGAGGTCAAGGCTGAGCTTTGTGAGCTGGCCTGAGAACCGAGGGTCCCAGGAAGCGATCTGGTTGTCAGAGATGAACAGGGTATCCAGATTCCTCAAAGGCTCGAAGATTCCTGGTGGGAGATGGGTTAAGCTGTTGTTTAGGAGGAAGAGGAAACCCAGGCGTGGGACTTCCTGGAAGGTCTTGTCTGCGATGGAGTGGAGTTGGTTGGCTCCTAGGTCCAACCTCTCCAGGAGAGGCATCCCTTCCAGGATTTGCGGAGAAAGCTGGCGGAGGAAGTTGAAGGAGAGGTCCAGAGCTGTCAAATTCTCCAGTTTgctgaagcaggaggggggaacGTCCTTCAGCTGGTTGTTGGAGAGATCCAGGGTCTCAAGCCGCCTTAACGGCTGGAACCACTGTGGCCGCAAGTTGGCCAACTggttcatcttgagaaacaggtgGTTCAACGAGCTGGAATTCTCAAATATAGACGGAGGCAGATCTTCCAGGAGGTTGCTTGTGAGGTCCAAGGTGTGCAGCTCCGGGAGGTCACAGAATATGCCGCTGGGAAGGCCTTTCAGCCTGTTGTTGGAAAGGTGAAGCTCCTGAAGCTTGGGCAACCCCAGCAGTGCATCCTCGCCGATGCTGGAGATGTTCGTGAACTCGACGGAGATCAGGGTCGTCTGCTCAGGGAAGCCAGCTGGGAAATGGCTAAGGAACGGGGAGGTGCAGGAAAACTCGGTGATGTTGCTTGGGGTGGCCACAGGGGGGCACTGGAGAGcctggaggcagcagcagtggaggGATAACACCAC includes:
- the LRG1 gene encoding leucine-rich alpha-2-glycoprotein, translating into MMDSSVLIFIVCVVLSLHCCCLQALQCPPVATPSNITEFSCTSPFLSHFPAGFPEQTTLISVEFTNISSIGEDALLGLPKLQELHLSNNRLKGLPSGIFCDLPELHTLDLTSNLLEDLPPSIFENSSSLNHLFLKMNQLANLRPQWFQPLRRLETLDLSNNQLKDVPPSCFSKLENLTALDLSFNFLRQLSPQILEGMPLLERLDLGANQLHSIADKTFQEVPRLGFLFLLNNSLTHLPPGIFEPLRNLDTLFISDNQIASWDPRFSGQLTKLSLDLARNPWACDCLMRAFVNWVVRHSAVLYSREEVVCASPKSLEGRVVMSLGEAEFGVC